A genomic stretch from Candidatus Margulisiibacteriota bacterium includes:
- a CDS encoding F0F1 ATP synthase subunit alpha (produces ATP from ADP in the presence of a proton gradient across the membrane; the alpha chain is a catalytic subunit): MANTTKDFIVEQLKKQISDFKAEISRETVGTVIEVGDGIARVAGLSEAMSAEMLEFESTNESRTGSNERESNEKVYGVALNLEEDTVGVIILGDCTGVKEGAEVKCTKRILEVPVGEALVGRVVSPLGEPLDGKGKIASDKTYPV, encoded by the coding sequence ATGGCGAACACCACCAAAGATTTCATTGTTGAACAATTAAAGAAACAGATCAGCGACTTCAAGGCGGAAATCAGCCGCGAAACCGTCGGTACGGTGATTGAGGTCGGCGATGGCATCGCCCGCGTCGCCGGACTTTCCGAGGCGATGAGCGCGGAAATGTTGGAATTTGAAAGCACGAATGAATCGCGAACGGGCTCGAATGAACGCGAATCTAATGAAAAGGTTTACGGCGTTGCCTTGAATCTGGAAGAAGATACGGTCGGTGTAATCATTCTTGGCGACTGCACCGGCGTTAAAGAAGGCGCGGAGGTGAAATGCACCAAGCGCATTCTGGAGGTGCCGGTGGGCGAGGCGTTGGTCGGCCGGGTAGTCAGTCCTTTAGGCGAGCCGCTTGATGGCAAAGGCAAAATCGCGAGTGATAAAACATATCCGGT
- the atpH gene encoding ATP synthase F1 subunit delta, with amino-acid sequence MRITVKQYARSLYESVVDKKAGEAVANFLKLLIKNNDLKLADKIIAEFVRIWNEHEGLITAEVVSARKLDKESDLAIKNYLKEQQSAKSVELKKSVDGKLLAGFILKFGDQVIDGSLKKKIAQLKEEMIK; translated from the coding sequence AAGTTTATATGAATCGGTTGTGGATAAAAAAGCGGGCGAAGCGGTTGCTAATTTCCTGAAGCTGTTGATCAAAAATAATGATTTGAAGCTGGCCGATAAGATTATTGCTGAATTTGTCAGAATTTGGAACGAGCATGAGGGGCTGATTACGGCAGAAGTCGTGAGCGCGCGGAAGCTGGATAAGGAAAGCGATTTGGCAATCAAGAATTATTTGAAGGAACAGCAGTCCGCCAAATCGGTGGAGTTGAAAAAAAGCGTGGACGGAAAACTTTTGGCCGGTTTTATCTTGAAATTCGGCGATCAGGTGATTGATGGAAGTCTGAAGAAAAAAATCGCACAATTGAAAGAAGAAATGATTAAATAA